A stretch of [Clostridium] scindens DNA encodes these proteins:
- a CDS encoding cohesin domain-containing protein — protein MRRIKKALAAFAVVCMLSPCISMIVHAASAELRFTDPSTTVGAEVEVTAKLTSSSNLQSLDATLTYDSSMLKFISGDSVSGGDGTLNISGSGSGTTLEYKITFQALAEGTAKVEVSDASGTDASGGALQITKGSSSVTIGPGDPSLIQNEDEGTAAPTGDGSQVEVDGVQYKISNDFTDALIPEGFVRGETTFEGATCQVVTQEASGESAMYLVPVDGGDGDFFLYNSNDGSFSPFEEIEISQESYIVLLRDDGSVKLPKQYQKTTFTLNGKDFTAWQDTDNAEYYVMYALNKDGQKGLYQYDTVDKTYQRYLKHSGTDDTADKASAKGLWGKILQFIEDFLDILVIVAIAAFLVLVVVLIVIGVKLHHRNLELDDLYDEYGIDLDEEEAVPAKGKGKKAKAVAAKGEPAVRKPVQKAKVQDEDDFDDFEEFEDDDFDDFGEEADLEEEYDEVDYEEDYGFDNDSDESEELIDDLDELLSSQPSKKRGHMEEDDTFKVDFIDLD, from the coding sequence ATGAGGAGAATTAAGAAAGCACTTGCGGCATTCGCTGTGGTGTGCATGCTAAGTCCGTGCATTTCCATGATTGTCCATGCGGCATCTGCGGAATTACGATTTACAGACCCTTCTACAACGGTAGGGGCAGAGGTAGAAGTAACAGCAAAGTTAACATCATCTTCCAATCTTCAGTCTCTGGATGCGACACTGACTTATGACTCCAGCATGCTGAAATTCATCAGCGGAGACAGCGTATCCGGCGGCGATGGGACCCTGAATATCTCGGGCAGCGGCTCCGGAACCACGCTGGAATATAAGATAACCTTCCAGGCGCTGGCAGAGGGAACCGCGAAGGTGGAGGTATCAGATGCCTCCGGAACGGATGCATCCGGCGGAGCGCTTCAGATTACAAAGGGAAGTTCTTCAGTAACCATTGGCCCTGGAGATCCATCCCTGATTCAGAACGAGGATGAAGGAACTGCGGCTCCGACCGGCGATGGATCACAGGTTGAGGTTGACGGCGTACAGTACAAGATCAGCAATGATTTTACGGATGCATTGATCCCGGAAGGATTTGTCAGAGGCGAGACGACATTCGAAGGCGCAACTTGCCAGGTAGTTACCCAGGAAGCCAGCGGCGAGTCGGCCATGTATCTGGTACCGGTAGATGGCGGAGACGGCGACTTTTTCCTCTATAACAGCAATGACGGCTCCTTCTCTCCTTTTGAAGAAATTGAGATATCTCAGGAGAGTTATATCGTCTTATTGAGAGACGATGGAAGCGTCAAACTTCCAAAGCAGTATCAGAAGACTACATTTACCTTGAATGGCAAGGACTTTACAGCATGGCAGGATACGGATAATGCAGAGTATTATGTGATGTACGCCCTGAATAAAGATGGACAGAAGGGCTTGTACCAGTATGATACGGTAGATAAGACTTATCAGAGATACCTGAAGCATTCCGGTACCGATGATACAGCCGATAAGGCATCGGCAAAGGGACTCTGGGGGAAGATCCTTCAGTTTATTGAAGATTTTCTGGACATTCTGGTTATCGTGGCGATCGCGGCCTTCCTTGTATTGGTTGTGGTATTGATTGTAATCGGCGTGAAACTACACCACCGCAATCTGGAACTGGATGACCTGTATGATGAATATGGAATCGATCTGGACGAGGAAGAAGCGGTTCCTGCAAAGGGCAAAGGCAAGAAAGCAAAGGCGGTTGCAGCAAAGGGCGAGCCTGCTGTAAGAAAGCCTGTTCAGAAGGCCAAGGTTCAAGACGAGGATGACTTTGACGATTTCGAGGAGTTTGAGGATGACGACTTTGACGATTTTGGAGAAGAAGCAGATCTCGAAGAAGAGTATGACGAAGTGGATTATGAGGAAGACTATGGATTTGATAATGACAGCGATGAATCTGAGGAACTGATTGATGACCTGGATGAATTGCTGAGCAGCCAGCCAAGTAAGAAGCGGGGTCATATGGAAGAAGACGATACATTTAAAGTCGATTTTATTGATTTGGATTAA
- a CDS encoding LCP family protein: protein MAKTRKHYRRGRRSKRRGFASWSLGKKIGAILGGTVALVATAGAVILASKLSKIETTKLDPEALNVSEEARQRGTGYLNVALFGVDSRDNELEKDTRSDTIMIASLNRETMEVKISSVYRDTLLEQSDGTLNKANAAYSFGGPEAAIAMLNKNLDMDIEHYVTVNFNSLIDVIDAVGGVEIDVQEEEIPYICGYAMEIMRVTGKESAGVTEPGLQTLNGIQATAYARIRYTAGDDFKRAERQRDVLTKIVGKLQGASLAQINKIIDKVFPEVSTNFTLAEILEYAKDAFDYKLGETIGFPFDKTTDTLANIGSVVIPVTLDKNVEQLHKFFYGEGDTYSPSSTVNTISGKIVAKAGDRQADTDEASQGVMQQPDESYTGGGTSGGTKTPSSGGTSGGTSGGGSSQPTPTPTPTPTPEPDPQPQPGPDDGGGGGSGGETSGGGSEGTPDAGTQ from the coding sequence ATGGCAAAGACGAGAAAACATTACAGACGCGGGCGCAGATCCAAGAGGCGTGGATTTGCTTCCTGGTCGTTGGGTAAGAAGATTGGAGCCATTCTTGGTGGAACGGTAGCATTGGTTGCCACAGCCGGAGCGGTGATTCTGGCCAGCAAACTCTCCAAGATAGAGACGACGAAACTGGATCCGGAGGCGCTTAATGTATCCGAGGAAGCCAGGCAAAGGGGAACCGGATATCTGAATGTAGCGTTGTTCGGCGTTGATTCACGGGATAATGAACTGGAGAAGGATACAAGGAGCGACACGATCATGATCGCAAGCCTTAACCGGGAGACCATGGAAGTGAAGATTTCTTCCGTATACCGTGATACGCTTTTAGAACAAAGCGACGGGACGCTTAACAAGGCGAACGCAGCCTATTCTTTTGGCGGGCCGGAAGCGGCAATTGCTATGCTGAATAAGAATCTTGATATGGATATCGAGCATTATGTTACGGTGAATTTTAACTCCCTGATTGATGTCATAGACGCTGTCGGAGGCGTGGAGATTGACGTACAGGAAGAAGAGATTCCTTATATCTGCGGCTATGCGATGGAAATCATGCGTGTGACGGGCAAAGAATCGGCCGGGGTTACAGAGCCGGGACTGCAGACATTAAATGGCATCCAGGCGACAGCCTATGCCAGGATCCGCTATACCGCGGGCGACGATTTCAAGCGGGCAGAACGTCAGAGGGATGTGCTGACGAAGATTGTAGGAAAATTACAGGGCGCCAGCCTTGCGCAGATTAATAAGATTATTGACAAGGTATTTCCTGAGGTATCCACGAATTTCACATTAGCGGAGATATTGGAATACGCAAAGGATGCATTTGATTATAAGTTAGGAGAGACCATCGGCTTTCCATTTGATAAGACTACGGATACACTGGCCAACATTGGAAGCGTCGTCATTCCTGTCACGCTGGATAAGAATGTGGAGCAGCTTCATAAATTCTTCTATGGAGAAGGCGATACATATTCGCCGTCCTCCACGGTGAATACGATCAGTGGAAAGATTGTGGCTAAGGCCGGAGACCGGCAGGCGGATACGGACGAAGCAAGCCAGGGAGTCATGCAGCAGCCGGATGAAAGTTATACAGGTGGCGGCACCAGTGGCGGAACGAAGACGCCATCTTCCGGCGGCACGAGTGGCGGCACCAGTGGCGGCGGAAGCAGCCAGCCGACTCCTACGCCCACGCCAACCCCTACGCCGGAGCCAGACCCGCAGCCGCAGCCTGGTCCAGATGATGGCGGCGGAGGCGGAAGTGGAGGCGAGACATCCGGCGGCGGGTCGGAAGGCACCCCGGATGCAGGCACCCAATAG
- a CDS encoding glycosyltransferase family 2 protein, whose protein sequence is MNNPERVDVVIPTYRPDGRLEELLKRLGKQNYPIRHIYVINTRSDRFPEDVEHIPGVIVSHIDQEDFDHGATRNLGFSMSDAKIVVFMTQDAMPADSRLIENLIEPLGEELVGVSYARQLPAGDCDFIERYTRKFNYPEESRIKGREDIPELGIKTFFCSNVCAAYRRDVYEALGGFSRRTIFNEDMILAGRMVQAGYKVAYAAEARVIHSHNYSGLQQFHRNFDLAVSQADNPEVFSQVRSESEGIRLVKNTMGYLLKSRKPYLIPVLVYKSGCKYLGYKLGQNYRKLPQWVVKWCSMSTTYWGK, encoded by the coding sequence ATGAATAATCCAGAGCGGGTAGATGTAGTCATACCAACCTACCGGCCGGATGGGAGGCTGGAAGAACTGTTGAAAAGGCTTGGAAAGCAGAACTATCCCATCAGGCATATCTATGTCATTAATACACGATCAGATCGTTTTCCCGAGGATGTCGAGCATATCCCGGGAGTCATCGTCTCGCATATTGATCAGGAGGACTTTGACCATGGGGCTACCAGGAACCTGGGCTTTTCCATGTCAGATGCCAAGATCGTGGTTTTCATGACCCAGGATGCCATGCCGGCAGATTCCAGGCTGATCGAGAACCTGATCGAGCCGCTGGGGGAGGAACTTGTGGGGGTATCCTACGCACGGCAGCTTCCGGCTGGCGATTGTGATTTCATAGAGCGATATACAAGGAAGTTCAACTATCCGGAGGAAAGCCGGATCAAGGGAAGAGAAGACATCCCGGAACTGGGGATCAAAACTTTTTTCTGTTCCAACGTTTGCGCGGCGTACCGCAGGGACGTATATGAAGCGCTGGGAGGGTTTTCAAGGAGAACGATTTTTAATGAAGACATGATTCTGGCGGGCCGAATGGTTCAGGCAGGGTATAAGGTCGCCTATGCGGCGGAGGCCAGGGTGATTCATTCCCATAATTATTCGGGACTGCAGCAGTTTCACAGGAACTTCGACTTGGCAGTGTCTCAGGCGGATAACCCGGAGGTGTTTTCCCAGGTTCGCTCAGAGAGCGAGGGGATCCGGCTGGTAAAGAATACCATGGGATATCTGTTAAAGAGCAGGAAGCCATATCTGATACCAGTTCTCGTATATAAGAGCGGATGCAAGTATCTGGGATACAAATTAGGACAAAATTATAGAAAACTTCCTCAATGGGTAGTAAAGTGGTGTTCCATGAGCACGACATATTGGGGCAAATAG
- a CDS encoding O-antigen polymerase, with protein MRERNNIIMEYGTYMLVFLASYIASLAGLYYLSGILLMGEALYLYVHWVRETGSLVELRALFTLAWVGGQGIACMQLSKLQSDWQYITWLSFFLIYIGFGIGYEWGRKYGKVEERELEKNEFQSGRLFLCIIGLMAVSIACFVFEAIKVGFIPLFSDEPHAYSYFHVSGVHYFTISCILIPAITILYLKVSRHIGWKKIAALVLANFTAVAVPFLCVSRFQLLFAVGFAVVTYIMVNKRIRLRTMVILLVALVPVYIILTVFRHHDVTYLNSIFEMKYSKMPIFITQPYMYVANNFENFNCMVAQLTEHTYGLKMLFPFFALTGLKFLYPQLVSFPIFLTKKELTTLTMFYDAYYDFGIVGVFIFAVIIGAVAKVLMSVVKKSQNPVSYLFYGQIAIYLGLAFFTTWFSNPTTWFWLILTGMMCWFVGYDKNKKRDEQKDE; from the coding sequence ATGAGGGAGCGCAATAACATTATAATGGAATATGGCACATATATGCTGGTGTTTCTGGCCAGTTATATTGCTTCCCTGGCAGGGCTTTATTACCTGTCAGGCATATTGCTGATGGGCGAGGCCCTCTACCTTTATGTCCACTGGGTAAGGGAGACCGGAAGCCTGGTCGAGCTTCGGGCGCTTTTTACTTTGGCCTGGGTTGGCGGACAGGGAATCGCCTGCATGCAGCTGAGCAAGCTGCAGAGTGACTGGCAGTATATTACCTGGCTGAGTTTCTTCCTGATCTATATTGGTTTTGGCATCGGATATGAATGGGGACGGAAGTATGGAAAGGTAGAAGAGCGGGAACTGGAAAAGAACGAATTCCAATCAGGAAGGCTATTCCTCTGCATTATAGGGCTGATGGCGGTCTCGATCGCATGTTTTGTTTTCGAAGCGATTAAGGTGGGATTTATCCCCCTATTCTCCGACGAGCCTCATGCCTATTCATATTTCCATGTATCAGGAGTTCACTATTTTACCATCAGCTGTATTCTGATACCGGCCATCACGATCCTGTACCTAAAAGTGAGCAGACACATCGGATGGAAGAAAATAGCAGCACTGGTACTGGCAAACTTTACGGCCGTAGCAGTGCCGTTCTTATGCGTATCCAGATTCCAGCTTCTGTTTGCCGTAGGATTTGCGGTAGTTACATATATCATGGTAAATAAAAGGATCCGGCTTCGGACGATGGTAATACTTCTGGTGGCGCTGGTGCCTGTATATATTATACTGACGGTGTTCCGCCACCATGATGTGACATACTTAAATAGCATATTCGAGATGAAATATAGCAAGATGCCCATCTTTATCACCCAGCCCTACATGTATGTGGCCAATAACTTTGAGAATTTTAACTGCATGGTAGCACAGTTGACGGAGCATACCTATGGATTAAAGATGCTGTTCCCGTTTTTTGCGCTGACCGGGTTAAAGTTTCTCTATCCTCAGCTGGTGTCTTTCCCCATTTTTCTGACGAAGAAGGAACTGACCACGCTGACCATGTTCTATGATGCCTATTATGACTTTGGAATTGTCGGCGTATTTATATTTGCGGTGATTATAGGAGCGGTTGCGAAGGTTTTAATGAGCGTTGTAAAGAAGAGCCAGAACCCGGTATCCTATCTGTTCTACGGGCAGATAGCGATCTATCTGGGGCTTGCATTTTTTACCACCTGGTTCAGCAATCCTACGACTTGGTTCTGGCTGATTCTTACAGGAATGATGTGCTGGTTTGTAGGATACGATAAGAATAAGAAAAGGGATGAACAAAAAGATGAATAA
- a CDS encoding LCP family protein: protein MSKKKRMKNRMTRAERQKLMRKRRRKRIALLVTEVLILAALCVTAYGIFKLDKLDFNILNDKNLEAYKDTGPYTNIALFGLDSRNDELDGGVQSDCIMIASINNDTSDVTLTSIYRDTLLQQKDGTYEKANSAYNRGGPEEAISLLNRNFDLDIHNYVSVNFTALVNTIDLLGGLELDMTAEEADWCNKYAVETAEVAGKDWEDIEVKDGTQKVDGVHAVAYARIRYTEGMDFKRTERQRIVLEKTAEKAKKANLLTLNKMIDEIFPMISTSFSTQDLLGFAANALNYNIVQTGGFPYQVTTREDVRNHEGSYVVPIGFANNVTQLHQNLFKEDSYEPSEKVTQINDDIIYLTGVTEDTDAMNTTFEGDISNEGAQ from the coding sequence ATGAGTAAAAAGAAGCGCATGAAGAACAGAATGACACGTGCAGAGAGACAGAAATTAATGCGCAAGAGGCGCAGGAAGAGAATCGCCCTTCTGGTTACAGAGGTGCTGATCCTGGCGGCCTTATGCGTGACGGCCTACGGAATATTCAAACTGGATAAGCTGGATTTTAATATCCTGAATGACAAGAACCTGGAGGCGTATAAAGATACCGGGCCGTATACGAATATCGCCCTGTTCGGCCTGGATTCCAGAAACGATGAACTGGACGGCGGGGTACAGAGCGACTGTATTATGATTGCAAGCATCAACAATGATACGAGCGATGTGACATTGACCTCCATCTACCGGGATACCTTGCTTCAGCAGAAAGACGGAACATATGAGAAGGCCAACTCGGCGTATAACCGGGGCGGCCCGGAAGAGGCGATCAGTCTTCTGAACCGGAATTTCGACCTGGACATCCACAATTATGTCAGCGTGAACTTTACCGCGCTGGTAAATACCATCGACCTGCTTGGCGGCCTGGAACTGGATATGACCGCGGAAGAGGCCGACTGGTGCAACAAGTATGCGGTGGAGACTGCGGAAGTGGCTGGAAAGGACTGGGAGGATATCGAAGTAAAAGATGGAACCCAGAAGGTGGACGGCGTGCACGCAGTGGCCTACGCCAGAATCCGGTATACCGAGGGCATGGACTTTAAGCGGACGGAGCGCCAGCGAATCGTTCTGGAGAAGACGGCGGAAAAGGCTAAGAAGGCGAACCTGCTGACATTGAACAAGATGATCGATGAGATCTTCCCGATGATCTCTACCAGTTTTTCCACCCAGGATCTGCTGGGATTTGCAGCCAACGCTTTGAATTATAATATCGTGCAGACCGGTGGATTCCCTTATCAGGTAACCACCAGGGAGGACGTAAGGAATCATGAAGGCTCTTATGTCGTGCCGATCGGATTTGCCAATAACGTAACGCAGCTTCACCAGAACCTGTTTAAAGAGGATTCCTACGAGCCATCGGAGAAGGTAACGCAGATTAATGACGACATCATCTATCTTACCGGAGTTACGGAAGATACGGATGCGATGAATACCACGTTTGAAGGAGACATAAGCAATGAGGGAGCGCAATAA
- a CDS encoding undecaprenyl-phosphate glucose phosphotransferase: MIKDNQKLLNRLHVVIDALVIIFSYTAAWYLRFKSGIFELDPWFLSLQEYMKALLIIVPGYLILYYAFQLYTPKRVQGRRYEAWHIVQANTIGLMAYILFLYLTKQSDFSRTMFFVFFCVNVFSEVTVRNIIREGLRNMRKKGYNQKHILLIGYSRAAEQYIDRILSNPEWGYIVRGILADNKPRGTEYRGIKVLGRVENLTIILPENKLDEIAITLGLAEYHKLEHIVSMCEKSGVHTKFIPDYNNIIPTKPYTEDLLGLPVINIRHVPLSNALNAFTKRCVDLFGAIVALILFSPVMAVVSVIIKATSPGPLIFKQERIGLQNKPFPMYKFRSMVVQDAASEKAKWTVQNDPRVTPIGKFIRKTSIDELPQLFNVLKGDMSLVGPRPERPQFVEKFREEIPRYMVKHQVRPGLTGWAQVNGFRGDTSIRKRIEHDLYYIENWTLGFDFKILFLTFFKGFVNKNAY; encoded by the coding sequence GTGATTAAGGACAATCAGAAATTGTTAAATAGACTTCATGTAGTGATAGATGCGCTGGTAATTATATTCTCATATACAGCGGCGTGGTACCTCAGGTTCAAGAGCGGCATCTTTGAACTGGATCCCTGGTTCTTATCTTTGCAGGAGTACATGAAGGCGTTGCTTATTATCGTGCCGGGATATCTGATCCTGTACTATGCCTTTCAGTTATATACGCCGAAGCGGGTACAGGGCAGGCGTTATGAAGCCTGGCATATCGTTCAGGCTAATACCATCGGCCTGATGGCGTATATCCTGTTTCTGTATTTGACGAAGCAGTCTGATTTTTCCAGAACGATGTTTTTCGTGTTTTTCTGCGTAAATGTCTTTTCTGAGGTGACGGTGCGCAATATTATCCGCGAAGGTTTGCGGAATATGCGAAAGAAAGGGTACAACCAGAAGCATATCCTTTTGATTGGCTACAGCCGTGCCGCCGAACAGTATATCGACAGGATCCTGTCTAATCCGGAATGGGGATATATCGTCAGGGGAATTCTGGCGGACAATAAGCCTAGAGGCACGGAGTACCGGGGGATTAAGGTGCTTGGAAGGGTGGAAAACCTGACCATCATTCTGCCGGAGAACAAGCTGGACGAGATTGCCATTACCCTGGGGCTGGCAGAATATCATAAGCTGGAGCATATCGTAAGCATGTGCGAGAAGTCCGGCGTGCATACCAAGTTCATCCCGGATTATAACAATATTATACCGACCAAGCCTTATACGGAAGACCTTCTTGGCCTTCCGGTCATCAATATCCGCCATGTGCCGCTTAGCAACGCGCTGAATGCGTTTACCAAGCGCTGCGTGGACTTATTTGGTGCCATTGTGGCGCTGATTCTATTTTCGCCGGTTATGGCTGTGGTGTCTGTGATCATCAAGGCAACTTCGCCTGGACCTCTGATATTTAAACAGGAGCGCATTGGCCTTCAGAATAAGCCTTTTCCTATGTATAAGTTCCGCTCCATGGTAGTGCAGGATGCGGCGTCGGAGAAGGCAAAATGGACGGTGCAGAATGATCCCAGGGTGACGCCCATAGGAAAATTTATCCGCAAGACGAGTATAGATGAACTTCCTCAACTGTTCAACGTGCTCAAAGGGGATATGAGCCTGGTGGGGCCAAGACCGGAGCGTCCGCAGTTTGTGGAGAAATTCAGGGAAGAGATTCCCAGATATATGGTGAAGCACCAGGTACGTCCGGGGCTGACAGGATGGGCCCAGGTCAATGGTTTTCGGGGGGATACGTCAATTCGGAAACGGATCGAGCATGACCTGTACTATATTGAGAACTGGACGTTGGGGTTCGATTTTAAGATTTTATTTCTGACATTTTTCAAGGGATTTGTGAACAAGAACGCATATTAA
- a CDS encoding acyltransferase family protein, translated as MKQEFSNRIKYYNFILCILVILIHAENSGIFLERVEMLNTIEYIVVEKFARLAIAGFFLCSGYLFYRNFTMDKLGAKWKSRFFSTVIPFGVWNLLYFLLHYVLTKVPVLSGIFGNEAITLNLREILEALLFYTYNPVFWFLQFLIVFIYICPLIYLIIRNRWTGLAGIIILYFVASSQCLDAYSGTVSAMANWLFIYMAGAYIGRHWRQTIEEGLHQKAIAAVLCICSVLSFIMLQQHPSLYWTLLYYLSGAMLIWYLLCLIRLPQAREWMGNTFYIYAVHFMIIQFGNKVVHKMAGDSMYIGMLLFVVLPVVVVVFCYYTSRFMARYTPGIWKILSGNR; from the coding sequence ATGAAGCAGGAATTCAGCAATCGTATCAAATATTATAACTTTATACTGTGTATCCTGGTGATTTTGATTCATGCAGAGAACTCAGGGATATTTCTGGAGCGCGTGGAAATGCTAAATACAATAGAATACATTGTGGTGGAGAAATTTGCCAGACTGGCTATCGCGGGCTTCTTCCTTTGCTCCGGATATCTGTTCTACCGGAATTTTACGATGGACAAACTGGGGGCAAAGTGGAAAAGCCGTTTTTTCAGCACCGTGATTCCTTTTGGGGTATGGAATCTGCTGTACTTCCTTTTACATTACGTCCTGACGAAGGTTCCGGTGTTAAGCGGCATATTCGGAAATGAGGCGATTACTTTGAATCTTCGAGAGATTCTGGAGGCCCTCTTGTTTTATACGTATAATCCAGTATTCTGGTTTCTACAGTTTCTGATCGTATTTATCTACATATGTCCATTGATTTATCTGATCATTCGGAATAGATGGACCGGACTGGCGGGAATCATAATCTTATACTTCGTTGCGTCCAGCCAATGTCTGGATGCTTACAGCGGTACGGTGTCTGCCATGGCGAACTGGCTGTTTATCTATATGGCAGGAGCCTATATCGGAAGGCATTGGAGGCAGACGATCGAAGAGGGGCTGCATCAAAAGGCGATCGCGGCAGTTCTTTGCATCTGCTCTGTCCTTTCTTTTATCATGCTCCAGCAGCATCCGAGCCTTTACTGGACCTTGCTGTATTATTTGAGCGGAGCCATGCTGATCTGGTATCTGCTATGCCTGATCCGACTGCCGCAGGCAAGAGAATGGATGGGGAATACCTTTTACATCTATGCGGTGCATTTCATGATCATCCAGTTTGGCAACAAAGTCGTCCATAAAATGGCAGGAGACAGCATGTATATCGGCATGCTTCTCTTTGTGGTCCTGCCTGTCGTGGTCGTCGTATTCTGCTATTATACAAGTCGCTTTATGGCGAGATATACGCCGGGAATATGGAAGATTCTTTCCGGAAACCGGTAA